The following coding sequences lie in one Apium graveolens cultivar Ventura chromosome 1, ASM990537v1, whole genome shotgun sequence genomic window:
- the LOC141667943 gene encoding ATP-dependent Clp protease proteolytic subunit 6, chloroplastic, producing MVTSAISASSSFSVSTTHNPPSIFQWNLKRPVLSALSTPYGEFSRNGLSSRSQGLKLKRDEKESLAVASPSFGPIEAKKGNPPVMPAVPTPGGPLDLSTVLFRNRIIFIGQPINAQVAQRVISQLVTLATIDENADILMYLNCPGGSTYSVLAIYDCMSWIKPKVGTVCFGVAASQGALLLAGGEKGMRYSMPNSRIMIHQPQSGCGGHVEDVRRQVNEAVQTRYKVDNMFAAFTGQPLEKVQQYTERDRFLSVSEAMEFGLIDGVLETEY from the exons ATGGTAACATCTGCAATCTCAGCTTCTTCAAGCTTTTCCGTATCCACAACACACAACCCACCATCTATTTTTCAATg GAACCTTAAAAGACCAGTACTTTCTGCACTTTCAACCCCTTATGGTGAATTTTCAAGAAATG GATTATCAAGTAGGTCGCAGGGGTTAAAGTTGAAACGCGATGAAAAAGAAAGTCTTGCTGTTGCTAGTCCAAG CTTTGGTCCTATAGAAGCCAAAAAGGGAAATCCACCAGTAATGCCAGCTGTACCGACTCCTGGGGGACCGTTGGACCTTTCTACTGTTTTATTCAGAAATCGTATAATCTTTATAGGCCAGCCAATCAACGCACAGGTGGCTCAGAGAGTTATATCACAGCTTGTAACTTTGGCTACTATTGATGAAAATGCAGACATCTTG ATGTATCTGAACTGCCCTGGTGGGAGCACCTACTCTGTCTTGGCAATCTACGACTGCATGTCTTGG ATAAAACCCAAGGTTGGCACTGTGTGCTTTGGAGTGGCAGCAAGCCAAGGAGCACTTCTGCTTGCTGGTGGAGAAAAGGGGATGCGGTATTCAATGCCAAATTCACGTATTATGATACACCAACCACAAAGTGGCTGTGGG GGACATGTGGAGGACGTGAGGCGACAAGTGAATGAAGCAGTTCAAACTCGCTAT AAAGTAGACAACATGTTTGCTGCATTTACTGGCCAACCACTCGAGAAAGTGCAACAGTATACTGAAAGAGATCGCTTTCTCTCAGTTTCCGAG GCTATGGAATTTGGTTTAATCGATGGAGTGCTAGAGACGGAATACTAA
- the LOC141667926 gene encoding uncharacterized protein LOC141667926 isoform X2, which produces MSINTEFQQVQNLCLVLIWHVVHFIISIWYLVIFLVETVESYLISNGFLKRYKTFDTGRVQYLAIVLDSEEASQTSKVIKLLHCIERIGLRNICLYDSEGVLKKSKKIIMEKFSRAKLYEEASTAATPLLDKEHMTLEFASFSDGKEAISQAANYIFTSYYMCGYQKDLPCTESHIDEALEATGYGHPYPDLMLIYGPARCNLGFPAWRIRYTEMVHMGPLKSMKYGSLIKAIHRFTMVHQNYGT; this is translated from the exons ATGTCCATCAACACAGAATTTCAACAG GTTCAAAATCTTTGTCTTGTCTTAATATGGCATGTTGTCCATTTCATAATCAGCATATGGTATCTTGTAATATTTCTAGTCGAAACAGTTGAAAGCTATCTTATCTCAAATGGATTTTTGAAGAGGTACAAGACCTTTGATACAGGCAGAGTCCAGTACCTGGCAATTGTTCTGGACAGTGAAGAAGCTTCCCAGACTTCAAAAGTCATTAAACTTTTACACTGCATCGAGAGAATTGGTCTGAGAAACATTTGCTTGTATGACAGCGAGG GGGTGCTGAAGAAATCAAAGAAAATCATTATGGAAAAATTTAGTCGAGCAAAATTATATGAG GAAGCTAGTACCGCAGCTACTCCTCTCCTTGATAAAGAACATATGACCCTGGAATTTGCTTCATTCTCTGATGGAAAGGAAGCAATTTCCCAAGCAGCAAACTACATATTTACAAGTTATTACATGTGTGGATATCAGAAAGATCTACCCTGTACAGAATCTCACATTGACGAGGCATTAGAAGCAACTG GATATGGACATCCCTATCCTGATCTTATGTTAATCTACGGGCCTGCAAGATGCAACCTTGGTTTTCCAGCTTGGCGAATTCGGTATACTGAGATGGT ACATATGGGACCCCTAAAATCTATGAAATATGGTTCATTAATAAAAGCAATTCACAGGTTCACCATGGTGCATCAGAATTATG GTACATGA
- the LOC141667926 gene encoding uncharacterized protein LOC141667926 isoform X1 yields MSINTEFQQVQNLCLVLIWHVVHFIISIWYLVIFLVETVESYLISNGFLKRYKTFDTGRVQYLAIVLDSEEASQTSKVIKLLHCIERIGLRNICLYDSEGQSAWVLKKSKKIIMEKFSRAKLYEEASTAATPLLDKEHMTLEFASFSDGKEAISQAANYIFTSYYMCGYQKDLPCTESHIDEALEATGYGHPYPDLMLIYGPARCNLGFPAWRIRYTEMVHMGPLKSMKYGSLIKAIHRFTMVHQNYGT; encoded by the exons ATGTCCATCAACACAGAATTTCAACAG GTTCAAAATCTTTGTCTTGTCTTAATATGGCATGTTGTCCATTTCATAATCAGCATATGGTATCTTGTAATATTTCTAGTCGAAACAGTTGAAAGCTATCTTATCTCAAATGGATTTTTGAAGAGGTACAAGACCTTTGATACAGGCAGAGTCCAGTACCTGGCAATTGTTCTGGACAGTGAAGAAGCTTCCCAGACTTCAAAAGTCATTAAACTTTTACACTGCATCGAGAGAATTGGTCTGAGAAACATTTGCTTGTATGACAGCGAGGGTCAGTCGGCCT GGGTGCTGAAGAAATCAAAGAAAATCATTATGGAAAAATTTAGTCGAGCAAAATTATATGAG GAAGCTAGTACCGCAGCTACTCCTCTCCTTGATAAAGAACATATGACCCTGGAATTTGCTTCATTCTCTGATGGAAAGGAAGCAATTTCCCAAGCAGCAAACTACATATTTACAAGTTATTACATGTGTGGATATCAGAAAGATCTACCCTGTACAGAATCTCACATTGACGAGGCATTAGAAGCAACTG GATATGGACATCCCTATCCTGATCTTATGTTAATCTACGGGCCTGCAAGATGCAACCTTGGTTTTCCAGCTTGGCGAATTCGGTATACTGAGATGGT ACATATGGGACCCCTAAAATCTATGAAATATGGTTCATTAATAAAAGCAATTCACAGGTTCACCATGGTGCATCAGAATTATG GTACATGA
- the LOC141667926 gene encoding uncharacterized protein LOC141667926 isoform X3, whose product MSINTEFQQRYKTFDTGRVQYLAIVLDSEEASQTSKVIKLLHCIERIGLRNICLYDSEGQSAWVLKKSKKIIMEKFSRAKLYEEASTAATPLLDKEHMTLEFASFSDGKEAISQAANYIFTSYYMCGYQKDLPCTESHIDEALEATGYGHPYPDLMLIYGPARCNLGFPAWRIRYTEMVHMGPLKSMKYGSLIKAIHRFTMVHQNYGT is encoded by the exons ATGTCCATCAACACAGAATTTCAACAG AGGTACAAGACCTTTGATACAGGCAGAGTCCAGTACCTGGCAATTGTTCTGGACAGTGAAGAAGCTTCCCAGACTTCAAAAGTCATTAAACTTTTACACTGCATCGAGAGAATTGGTCTGAGAAACATTTGCTTGTATGACAGCGAGGGTCAGTCGGCCT GGGTGCTGAAGAAATCAAAGAAAATCATTATGGAAAAATTTAGTCGAGCAAAATTATATGAG GAAGCTAGTACCGCAGCTACTCCTCTCCTTGATAAAGAACATATGACCCTGGAATTTGCTTCATTCTCTGATGGAAAGGAAGCAATTTCCCAAGCAGCAAACTACATATTTACAAGTTATTACATGTGTGGATATCAGAAAGATCTACCCTGTACAGAATCTCACATTGACGAGGCATTAGAAGCAACTG GATATGGACATCCCTATCCTGATCTTATGTTAATCTACGGGCCTGCAAGATGCAACCTTGGTTTTCCAGCTTGGCGAATTCGGTATACTGAGATGGT ACATATGGGACCCCTAAAATCTATGAAATATGGTTCATTAATAAAAGCAATTCACAGGTTCACCATGGTGCATCAGAATTATG GTACATGA